The following are from one region of the Geothermobacter ehrlichii genome:
- a CDS encoding AAA family ATPase: MYLQHFGFERKPFNITPNPDFIFLSGTHKEAFAHLLYGIQNHCGFIEITGEVGTGKTTVLRTLLNQLADDRYRLALIFNPSLSAIELMRNIVREFGIAGAGDSLDDLQQGLNRFLLEENRVGRTVVLIIDEAQNLAPEVLEQIRLLSNLETETDKLIQIVLVGQPELASMLDREELRQLRQRITVRYRLEPMVPEDVVRYIEHRIAVAGGRARGLFDKGALKCIVERTGGNPRLINVLCDRALLAAYADDAGIVERRHVRQVLVELGREGAERGLGRRRRLWWSVGFVLVLGGFLLALALLSDTLNRFGDTEDPQAGRWSLSQGGALPEKGPSGATAVAAARQTPAVGELYARVDGIRRQLATVSSGRSPAPGIVRLASLWGVALETGDETPLPELMAACRRRGLTLTRFDGSLDDLLKFDLPVLLELTLPGEAEPRYLVLLSRRGDSFRVFPEQVGQGRLTKDELAGLWSGRAYLLWKNHEEIPFVGSRGQRGAAVTRLQRLLARGGYARGLSSGVYDEPTIEAVTRFQAEAGLVQDGRVGPQSLILLYRRCGYPEARLGETPEKGQDAS; encoded by the coding sequence ATGTACCTGCAGCATTTCGGATTCGAAAGAAAACCGTTCAACATCACTCCCAATCCCGATTTCATCTTTTTGAGTGGCACCCACAAGGAAGCCTTCGCCCATCTGCTCTACGGCATCCAGAATCATTGCGGTTTCATCGAAATCACCGGCGAGGTCGGCACGGGCAAGACTACGGTTCTGCGTACCCTGCTCAACCAGCTTGCCGACGATCGCTACCGGCTGGCGCTGATCTTCAATCCGAGCCTGTCGGCGATCGAGTTGATGCGCAACATCGTCCGCGAGTTCGGCATTGCCGGTGCCGGTGACAGCCTCGATGATTTGCAGCAGGGGCTGAACCGTTTTCTTCTCGAAGAAAACCGGGTCGGCCGTACCGTCGTGCTGATCATCGACGAGGCCCAGAATCTCGCTCCCGAGGTGCTGGAGCAGATCCGCCTGCTGTCCAACCTCGAGACCGAAACCGACAAGCTGATCCAGATCGTGCTTGTCGGTCAGCCCGAACTCGCCAGCATGCTCGATCGCGAAGAGCTGCGCCAGTTGCGGCAGCGGATCACCGTGCGCTACCGTCTCGAACCGATGGTGCCGGAAGACGTCGTGCGCTACATCGAGCATCGCATCGCCGTCGCCGGCGGCCGCGCCCGCGGGCTTTTCGACAAAGGCGCCCTGAAATGCATCGTCGAACGAACCGGCGGCAATCCACGCCTGATCAACGTTCTGTGCGACCGGGCGCTGCTTGCCGCTTATGCTGACGATGCCGGCATCGTTGAACGCCGTCATGTCCGCCAGGTCCTGGTCGAGCTGGGACGGGAAGGAGCCGAACGGGGACTGGGGCGACGCCGTCGTCTGTGGTGGAGTGTCGGATTCGTTCTGGTGCTCGGCGGGTTTCTGCTCGCCCTGGCGCTGTTGTCGGACACGCTCAACCGCTTCGGCGACACCGAAGATCCGCAGGCAGGGCGCTGGTCGCTCTCTCAGGGGGGGGCGCTGCCGGAGAAGGGCCCTTCCGGCGCCACTGCGGTCGCCGCCGCTCGGCAAACGCCGGCTGTCGGTGAGCTCTACGCCCGCGTCGACGGGATACGCCGCCAGCTCGCCACCGTCAGTTCCGGTCGCAGCCCGGCCCCGGGAATCGTCAGGCTGGCGTCCCTCTGGGGGGTCGCCTTGGAGACTGGCGATGAAACGCCTTTGCCGGAGCTGATGGCGGCCTGTCGCCGGAGGGGCCTCACCCTGACCCGTTTCGACGGTTCGCTGGACGATCTGCTTAAGTTCGATCTCCCCGTTCTGCTCGAGCTGACCCTGCCGGGCGAAGCGGAGCCGCGTTATCTGGTCCTTCTTTCCCGCCGTGGCGACAGCTTCCGGGTTTTTCCCGAGCAGGTCGGTCAGGGGAGGCTTACGAAAGATGAACTCGCCGGTCTCTGGTCGGGCCGGGCCTATCTGCTGTGGAAGAATCACGAGGAGATACCCTTTGTCGGCAGTCGTGGCCAGCGCGGGGCGGCCGTCACCCGGCTGCAGCGGCTGCTGGCCAGGGGCGGTTACGCCCGCGGGCTGTCCAGCGGTGTCTACGACGAACCGACCATTGAGGCGGTCACCCGGTTTCAGGCCGAGGCCGGCCTGGTCCAGGACGGGCGGGTCGGCCCGCAGAGCCTGATTCTGCTCTACCGGCGTTGCGGCTATCCCGAAGCCCGTCTGGGCGAAACTCCCGAAAAGGGACAGGATGCGTCATGA
- a CDS encoding phosphotransacetylase family protein: MAKKVFVAATGQHCGKTTISLSLLHMAGKKYDRIGFMKPFGPKLARFEGRDVDMDAKLMARVYGLSDRVDLMSPVVLHPGDTKRILDGYIRPEALMERIEKACAELEKECDFLVIEGAGHTGVGSVAGINNARVAKALDAPVMMIAGGGIGSAIDDIHLNLALFEAEGAEVKLVLPNKILPAKREMVLHYLGQAFSRRGIRVLGGFDYSQILANPTLLNVSRLLDLRLEADSQQAARIVHHVQLGAASTQRVVDLLQPSTLLVVTSSRDELLVTLSTLYHMPEYYEKICGLVITGVASVSDVTQKIIDDSGIPYLRCEKRTTAEIFSTLENYVSKITAEDEEKINLVQRLAEESLDFDAIDTLL; the protein is encoded by the coding sequence ATGGCGAAGAAGGTTTTTGTGGCGGCGACCGGCCAGCACTGCGGCAAGACCACCATCAGTCTTTCCTTGCTACACATGGCAGGCAAGAAATACGACCGTATCGGCTTCATGAAGCCGTTCGGCCCCAAGCTGGCCAGGTTCGAGGGGCGGGATGTCGACATGGACGCCAAGCTGATGGCCCGCGTCTACGGGCTCAGCGACAGGGTCGACCTGATGTCGCCCGTGGTGCTGCACCCCGGAGACACCAAGCGGATTCTCGACGGCTATATCCGCCCCGAGGCGCTGATGGAGCGGATCGAGAAAGCCTGTGCCGAGCTGGAGAAGGAATGCGATTTTCTGGTGATCGAGGGTGCCGGGCATACCGGTGTCGGATCGGTGGCCGGAATCAACAACGCCCGAGTGGCCAAGGCCCTCGACGCGCCGGTGATGATGATCGCCGGTGGTGGCATCGGCAGCGCCATCGACGACATCCACCTGAATCTGGCCCTGTTCGAAGCCGAGGGCGCCGAGGTGAAGCTGGTTCTTCCCAACAAGATTCTCCCCGCAAAGCGGGAGATGGTGCTGCACTATCTCGGCCAGGCCTTCTCCCGCCGGGGCATCAGGGTGCTGGGCGGCTTCGATTATTCGCAGATTTTGGCCAACCCGACCCTGCTCAACGTTTCCCGCCTGCTCGACCTCAGGCTCGAGGCCGACAGCCAGCAGGCGGCCCGTATCGTGCATCACGTGCAGCTGGGCGCGGCGTCGACCCAGCGCGTCGTCGACCTGCTGCAGCCGTCGACCCTGCTGGTGGTGACCAGCTCGCGGGACGAACTGCTGGTCACGCTTTCGACCCTCTATCACATGCCGGAATATTACGAAAAGATCTGTGGTCTGGTGATTACCGGGGTGGCGTCCGTTTCCGACGTCACCCAGAAGATCATCGACGACAGCGGCATCCCCTACCTGCGCTGCGAGAAAAGAACCACCGCCGAAATCTTTTCCACCCTCGAGAACTACGTTTCGAAAATCACCGCCGAAGACGAGGAGAAGATCAACCTGGTTCAGCGCCTGGCCGAGGAGTCGCTTGACTTTGACGCCATCGATACTCTGCTCTAG
- a CDS encoding DUF882 domain-containing protein produces the protein MLCSLALLLPVPVFARVGKDLTSTRCLSLHNLHTGERLRNVPYCVKGTYQVDVLAELNHLLRDYRTGEVTTIDPRLFDLLYLTESNLGVCTEIEVISGYRSPATNALLRRRSKGVAKNSLHMQGRAIDIRLPGCGLKRLHRAAVELRLGGVGYYPKSNFVHLDTGRFRLWQGV, from the coding sequence ATGCTCTGCAGCCTGGCGCTGCTTCTGCCGGTGCCGGTTTTTGCCCGCGTTGGCAAGGATCTGACGTCAACGCGCTGTCTCAGTCTGCACAATCTGCACACCGGCGAGCGCCTGCGCAACGTACCCTACTGTGTCAAGGGCACCTATCAGGTGGATGTGCTGGCGGAGTTGAATCACCTGTTGCGCGACTACCGAACCGGCGAGGTGACCACCATCGACCCGCGCCTGTTCGATCTGCTCTATCTGACCGAAAGCAATCTCGGTGTCTGCACCGAAATCGAGGTCATATCCGGCTATCGTTCGCCGGCGACCAATGCCCTGTTGCGCCGGCGCAGCAAGGGTGTGGCCAAAAACAGCCTGCACATGCAGGGGCGGGCGATCGACATCCGCCTGCCGGGCTGTGGGCTGAAGCGTCTGCATCGGGCCGCCGTCGAGTTGCGCCTTGGCGGTGTCGGCTATTACCCGAAATCGAATTTCGTCCATCTTGATACCGGCCGCTTCAGACTCTGGCAGGGTGTCTGA
- the glgP gene encoding alpha-glucan family phosphorylase, with protein MEDWKVYTHRERIAYFSMEIGLSQDIPTYSGGLGILAGDTIKSAADLKVPLIAITLCHRKGYFRQTLDEHGWQHEHPRPWQPEKYMELLPVKTLVSIEDRDVKVQAWLYRVKSPTGGVVPVLFLDTDIPGNADQDRRLTDHLYGGDLAYRLKQEIILGIGGARLLSALGFRIRKYHMNEGHASLLTLELLNRCRRHVEDSWDERTAWDTQMVADQCVFTTHTPVEAGHDRFPYDMVERILGKQVPYPLLRELAGKDELNTTLLALNLSRYVNGVAKKHGEVSKALFPGFEIHAITNGIHPFTWVSPYFVSLYDRYLPGWANEPEMLVRVDLIPDDDIWDAHMGAKAYLLQYIRETTGIELETDVLTIGFARRAATYKRGDLIFTDPERLLAIAGGRLQLVFGGKAHPQDTPGKEIIQRIIGNIRKYGDRIRAVYLPNYNMEVAYRLIPGVDLWLNNPIRPLEASGTSGMKAALNGVPNFSVLDGWWIEGHIEGVTGWSIGPKPKDVKPEADTTESDARDLYDKLEKVIMPLYYRDRAGWIQVMKNAIGKNGYYFNTHVMMRRYVTAAYLA; from the coding sequence ATGGAAGATTGGAAAGTTTACACCCACCGGGAGCGCATCGCATACTTTTCCATGGAGATCGGTCTGTCGCAGGACATCCCAACCTACAGCGGCGGCCTCGGCATCCTCGCCGGCGACACCATCAAGAGCGCGGCCGACCTCAAGGTTCCCCTGATTGCCATCACCCTGTGTCACCGCAAGGGCTACTTTCGCCAGACGCTGGACGAACACGGCTGGCAGCACGAACATCCGCGGCCCTGGCAGCCGGAAAAGTACATGGAGCTGCTGCCGGTCAAGACCCTGGTCAGCATTGAAGACCGCGACGTCAAGGTACAGGCCTGGCTCTACCGGGTCAAGAGTCCTACCGGCGGCGTGGTCCCTGTCCTCTTTCTCGATACCGACATCCCCGGCAACGCCGACCAGGATCGCCGGCTGACCGACCATCTGTACGGCGGCGATCTCGCCTACCGCCTGAAGCAGGAGATCATTCTCGGCATCGGCGGCGCCCGGCTGCTCAGCGCCCTCGGCTTTCGCATCCGCAAATATCACATGAACGAGGGGCACGCCAGCCTGCTGACCCTCGAACTGCTCAACCGTTGCCGGCGTCACGTCGAGGACAGCTGGGACGAGCGGACCGCCTGGGACACCCAGATGGTCGCCGATCAGTGCGTCTTCACCACCCACACCCCGGTCGAGGCCGGGCACGACCGATTCCCCTACGACATGGTCGAACGGATTCTGGGGAAACAGGTTCCCTATCCCCTGTTGCGCGAACTTGCCGGAAAGGACGAGCTGAACACCACCCTGCTGGCCCTCAACCTGAGCCGCTATGTCAACGGCGTCGCCAAGAAGCACGGCGAGGTTTCCAAGGCCCTCTTTCCCGGGTTCGAGATCCACGCCATCACCAACGGCATCCATCCCTTCACCTGGGTTTCACCCTACTTCGTCAGTCTGTACGACCGTTATCTGCCGGGCTGGGCCAACGAACCGGAGATGCTGGTCAGGGTCGACCTGATCCCGGATGACGACATCTGGGACGCCCACATGGGCGCCAAGGCCTACCTGCTGCAGTACATCCGCGAAACCACCGGCATCGAACTCGAAACCGACGTTCTGACCATCGGCTTCGCCCGCAGGGCGGCGACCTACAAGCGGGGCGATCTCATCTTCACCGATCCCGAGCGGCTGCTCGCGATCGCCGGCGGCAGGCTGCAGCTGGTCTTCGGCGGCAAGGCCCATCCCCAGGACACGCCAGGCAAGGAGATCATCCAGCGCATCATCGGCAACATCAGGAAATACGGCGACCGGATCCGGGCCGTCTATCTGCCAAACTACAACATGGAAGTCGCCTACAGGCTCATTCCCGGCGTCGATCTGTGGCTGAACAATCCGATCCGCCCGCTCGAGGCTTCGGGAACCAGCGGAATGAAGGCGGCCCTGAACGGCGTTCCCAACTTCAGCGTACTCGACGGCTGGTGGATCGAGGGGCATATCGAAGGAGTGACCGGCTGGAGCATCGGTCCGAAGCCGAAGGATGTCAAACCGGAAGCCGACACTACCGAATCTGACGCCCGCGATCTCTACGACAAGCTGGAAAAGGTCATCATGCCCCTCTATTACCGGGACCGGGCTGGATGGATCCAGGTGATGAAAAACGCCATCGGCAAGAACGGCTACTACTTCAACACCCATGTCATGATGCGCCGCTACGTCACCGCGGCCTATCTCGCCTGA
- a CDS encoding general secretion pathway protein GspB, protein MSSILKALRKLEEEKVRSGENRVDIAADILRGEGRSKGSGSRPAIWTTVLLAVLVLLAGGIYYLGAKKGPQFVVQPPAGEAVPGQSAGKAVTAVPRPPLGETPGPEPSTSSALSASGGGRQASGLAAGKPQASRPVKTEADAVPLTVSGIVYQDAPENRMAIINDLPVMTGSVVEGYRVEKILRDRVIFSDGERRLSVSLTEPE, encoded by the coding sequence ATGAGTTCGATCCTGAAGGCTTTAAGAAAACTCGAAGAGGAGAAGGTCCGTTCAGGCGAGAACAGGGTCGATATCGCCGCCGATATTTTGCGCGGTGAAGGACGGAGCAAAGGCTCCGGCAGCCGGCCGGCCATCTGGACGACGGTGCTGCTGGCGGTTCTTGTTCTGCTGGCCGGCGGCATCTATTACCTGGGAGCAAAAAAAGGACCGCAATTTGTCGTGCAGCCGCCAGCCGGCGAGGCGGTGCCGGGGCAATCCGCCGGCAAAGCCGTCACCGCCGTGCCACGGCCACCGCTGGGCGAGACGCCCGGCCCGGAGCCATCGACCTCTTCCGCGCTCTCTGCCAGCGGGGGCGGCCGCCAGGCAAGCGGCCTGGCGGCCGGTAAGCCGCAGGCGAGCCGGCCAGTGAAGACCGAAGCGGATGCCGTTCCCCTGACCGTTTCGGGCATCGTCTACCAGGACGCCCCGGAAAACCGCATGGCGATCATCAATGATCTGCCGGTCATGACCGGGTCGGTCGTCGAAGGTTACCGGGTCGAAAAGATCCTGCGTGACCGGGTGATCTTCAGCGATGGCGAACGGAGGCTGAGCGTATCCCTGACCGAGCCGGAGTAG
- a CDS encoding sigma-70 family RNA polymerase sigma factor, which produces MTADLEEIEPTIEELKAEEKKAAEEEDDSHSDDAIKIYLKDIQKTTLLTAEEERALARRIAEGDMAARDRMIESNLRLVVKIAKRYMNRGLPFLDLIEEGNMGLIKAVERFKLSKECRFSTYATWWIRQSIERALVNQSRTIRLPVHVSDDINKLIKVTRELVPQLSREPEVEEVAEAMGVEPAYVRRLLVLVKKTYSIEHPMGENNDYSLIDTVEDTSAINPLTLAEDLDRFRHVAEWMETLTENEREILSLRFGLDDREPQTLDTIGRRFGVTRERIRQIEAKSLEKLRRIMAEKRADGRDPVEE; this is translated from the coding sequence ATGACCGCCGATCTCGAAGAGATTGAACCGACAATCGAGGAGCTGAAAGCCGAAGAGAAGAAGGCCGCCGAAGAGGAGGACGACTCCCATTCGGATGACGCCATCAAGATCTATCTCAAGGACATCCAGAAGACCACGCTTTTGACCGCCGAAGAAGAAAGGGCGCTGGCCCGCAGAATCGCCGAGGGCGACATGGCCGCCAGGGACAGGATGATCGAATCGAACCTGCGGCTGGTGGTCAAGATCGCGAAGCGCTACATGAACCGCGGGCTTCCTTTTCTCGATCTGATCGAGGAGGGGAACATGGGGCTGATCAAGGCGGTCGAGCGCTTCAAGCTGTCCAAGGAATGTCGCTTTTCCACCTACGCCACCTGGTGGATCCGGCAGTCAATCGAACGTGCCCTGGTCAATCAGAGCCGGACCATCCGGCTGCCCGTGCACGTCTCGGACGACATCAACAAGCTGATCAAGGTCACCCGCGAACTGGTGCCGCAACTCAGTCGCGAACCCGAGGTGGAAGAGGTCGCCGAAGCCATGGGAGTCGAACCCGCCTATGTGCGCCGTCTGCTCGTTCTGGTCAAGAAGACCTATTCCATCGAGCATCCCATGGGTGAAAACAACGATTACAGCCTGATCGACACCGTCGAGGACACCTCGGCCATCAATCCCCTGACCCTGGCGGAGGATCTCGACCGTTTCCGGCATGTCGCCGAATGGATGGAGACCCTGACCGAAAACGAGAGGGAGATCCTCAGCCTGCGTTTCGGGCTTGATGACAGGGAGCCGCAGACCCTCGACACCATTGGCCGGCGCTTCGGGGTGACCCGCGAGCGTATACGCCAGATCGAGGCGAAGAGTCTTGAAAAGTTGCGGCGAATTATGGCAGAAAAGAGGGCCGACGGCCGCGACCCGGTCGAAGAATGA
- a CDS encoding adenine phosphoribosyltransferase: MEELKKIIRDVPDFPKKGIVFKDITTLLADGPSFHRMIDLLAHRYVGRGIQKVVGVEARGFVLGSALAYKLGAGIALVRKPGKLPWKTLQKTYELEYGTDTLEIHIDAFKPGEKVLIADDLLATGGTVAAVVDLVTQLEADIVECAFMAELEFLEGRKRLPEGKVFSLLKF, from the coding sequence GTGGAGGAACTGAAAAAGATCATTCGTGACGTCCCCGATTTCCCGAAGAAGGGGATAGTCTTCAAGGATATCACTACCCTGTTGGCGGACGGTCCCAGCTTTCACCGCATGATCGACCTTCTCGCTCACCGCTATGTCGGCAGGGGCATCCAGAAAGTGGTCGGCGTCGAGGCCAGGGGGTTCGTTCTCGGCTCGGCTTTGGCCTACAAGCTCGGCGCCGGCATCGCCTTGGTCCGCAAACCCGGCAAGCTTCCCTGGAAGACCCTGCAGAAGACCTATGAGCTGGAGTACGGCACCGACACCCTCGAGATCCATATCGATGCCTTCAAGCCCGGGGAGAAGGTGTTGATCGCCGACGACCTGCTGGCCACCGGCGGCACGGTCGCCGCCGTTGTCGACCTGGTGACCCAGCTCGAGGCCGATATCGTCGAATGCGCTTTCATGGCTGAGCTCGAATTCCTCGAAGGGCGCAAGCGTCTGCCGGAAGGAAAGGTTTTCAGCCTGCTCAAGTTCTGA